The following DNA comes from Saccopteryx leptura isolate mSacLep1 chromosome 7, mSacLep1_pri_phased_curated, whole genome shotgun sequence.
tatattagagTTCAAAATAAAGTTGACTATTTTATACTATTGATTTTGAGGGGACACTGAAGatacattcattttttatatttatccaataatttaaaaataacaatctttCTTCATCTTTCCATCATAATTATTCTGGGATTTATTTAGTGAAGCAGGAATTTATTATCACTTGTAGTTTTCAATAAGTTAATTTAGGCACAGAGACTATAAGAAATGACTTGTTCAAAGAGGTAAGATAGAAAGTAGAGTAACCAACCATTTCTGCTTACTTGTGACTGAGGGCCTTTCGGGGAGATAGGACTCTTAGTGATAAATTGGGGAAGTCCCTGGAAAACTAGCCTGAGTTGGTCACTCTACTAGTCAGTTGCAGAGGCAGGATGACCACTAAGGCCCTTTACCTCTTGCTTTAACCTTTTTTCTACCAGATGACCTCACCAAGAAGGCTTGACCTTCTCTGCTTTGGGAATTCTGCTTAAAATCCCTCTCTTTATTTAGCTTTTCTTAACTAATATCAGAGACTTCAGCTGTCTTCACCTCTCTAGCAATTTCTTGTCTTTGGTGTTCCAGCCACAACTGGTTCTATATTTTCTCCTGTATAAGAGTTCTAATCATTTTCATTATgtttgtctttcctctctctctcagacagGACCTCTAGGGCACAAGCaagtcttctctctccttcccatgaCAGGAATGGGGGCTCCATAAATACTGCTGCCTAGCCAACAGAAAGTAAGCAGACGTTCAAAACACCTGAGCTTCAGGTAAGTGCTGGGGAGTCACCATTTATTAGAATTCGGTTAGTATTTAAAGACAAGCGAGAGCCACATAATGCCAGGAACAAAACTAGtctatttattgcatttttatgtGAATCATAACAAGAAAAACATAGCCTAGTGCAAATCAATGACCCGTCTCAGGGAGCCCACCCTGGCATCCATGGCCCCCCAGTCGTGGTAGCGCCTGTAGTCCCCTGGCCTCAGCAGGTACTGCCGCCCCCGGTAGTTGGGCATCTCATAGAGGACCCAGCAGCCCTCCAGCACGTGGAGGGAGTACAGCTCATGGAGCCGGAAGCGATCGTGGATGCAGGAGCAGTCCTCAGTGAGCTCAGACACAAGGCCCCGGTAGTCATCTCTCTCGTACAGTCTTATCTTGTGAGAGCTGGTCTGTTGTGataacaaacaaaagaagaaacacataAATTGTGAGCATCCTTAATATCCATGAAAATGACTCAGCTTGCATCTTCATGAAGCATGGTTTTTAAACCAACCTGACATATATTTCCTCCCTAGCCCCGCCCCTTACATTGTTGGTCTAACAAATTAGGAAGAGTCATAGCATAAAACTCATCTCTGCCCAGTCGATTAGTTTGTGGAAGAAACTTTGAAATAAACAGAATGAAAGGGGTTCCTCTGTAAGAAACTAGCTGTCACAACCGTATTTGATGAGTCTGCGCACAGAATTTTAACTCCCTTTTCCGTAAGGACTGTATTGAACTGAGTCCCGGCAAGCTTGTTTTGAAGTTGCTTTTGCACTCAGAATGGGCAACCATTCCTACTCTGAGTCCACGTCTGTGTGACACTGTGCCAAGTCACTTGTAACATTTGAGTTTCCTGCCTCAaaaatattcccattttatttattagttctccTTTGCCTTCTGCAAATTTCTCCAGTCTAATTTTGATTTCAATTCTTAAATCTGCTTGTCACACCATGTCATTGAATATCACCGGAAAGCAGAAATGCTTACTCCATATGATTAAAAAACATTAAGGAACACTTTGGTGAGGACCATGTCGCATGAAATCCTAACTAGAGTTGTCTCTGACATTATAAGAAACTAGTTGATAATGACTCCTGGAAAACAAAGATCCACCTACAAGATATAACAAATTGTTAGTTTCTAGAACAGTATAATAACATACTGATGAGTATAGAATATATTGAAAAACAATCACCAATCCAGTCAGAAAATTTTATACCTACATTGTTTTCCTATCATCCATTCatgtttttatcattaaaaaaagaattagctagacagattttttttctttttgtatttttctgaagctagaaacagggagagacagtcagacagactcccgcatgcgccccaccgggatccacccggcatgcccaccagggggttgacgctctgcccctccagggcgttgttctgccgcgaccagagccactctagcacctggggcagtggccaaggagccatccccagtgcccgggccatctttgctccaatggagcctcagctgcgagaggggaagagagagacagagaggaaggagagggggaggggtggagaagcagatgggcgcttctcctgtgtgccctggccgggaatcaaacccgggacttctgcacgccaggccgacgctctaccactgaaccaaccggccagggccttttttttctttttgaacaagGTGATTCTTACTTAGAAATTAATCAACCAGAAGATACCAAATTTAATTTTAGAGGCTACGTTGTTATGATTTCTTGTGCCCTAAAAACAATTTGTTATTCTTAAGTAGGAAAAAAGTAGAGATTAAGGTTATTCATAATCctgctcacatttttttttaagtgcttgaGAGTCGGGCATTGCTACCCTTACTGTGAGGACTAGGCCTGAGTTGGAACAAACTGTTACAAACAGGAGTTCATGGCCACAGATCAATGATGATTTCACATCGCTAGATTGAAGCAAGACTCACATAAGGAATTACACGGCAGGAGCGGATGGAGTCGCTGAGGCCCATCCACTGCTGGTAGTCGGGGTAGTCCCCGCGCCGCAGGAAGTACTGGTGGCCCTGGTAGTTGGGGCGCTCATACAGCATCCAGCAGCCGCTGTCCACGCGGATGGAGTTGCAGCGGCTGAAATAGGTCTG
Coding sequences within:
- the LOC136378416 gene encoding gamma-crystallin A; amino-acid sequence: MGKITFYEDRGFQGRCYECSSDCPNLQTYFSRCNSIRVDSGCWMLYERPNYQGHQYFLRRGDYPDYQQWMGLSDSIRSCRVIPYTSSHKIRLYERDDYRGLVSELTEDCSCIHDRFRLHELYSLHVLEGCWVLYEMPNYRGRQYLLRPGDYRRYHDWGAMDARVGSLRRVIDLH